TTTGTCAGTGCATATCAACTGCCTTGTTGTTTGGCTCCTCTGTGTCCTTTTAGCAATCCCTGATTTCATATACTTGACAGAATCACATCCCAGTGGCATTTTGAAATGCCACTATGACTTTGATGCCAACACTGCCAAGGCTTGGATGGTGGGCTTACGATTTTTCTACCACATCACCAGCTTCCTTGCACCGTTGACAATAATGTCGTACTGTTACATTATGATTATCAAAACCCTACATGGATCCCACAACATACAAAAGACCAAGGAACACAGAGCCATGAAGGTCATTGTCATGGTTGTGGGCGCCTTTTTCATCTGCTGGGTCCCTTACAACGTGGTCCTCTTCACAGACACCCTGCAGAGGTTGGGCTTCATAGCCAGGAGCTGCGTCTTTGAATCTAGGTTGGACAttgccatctccatcacatccaaTCTGGGCTATTTCCATTGCTGTCTCAATCCATTTGTGTATGCTTTTGCTGGAGTAAAGTTCAGGAGAAACCTGCTGCAGATTTTCAGTGCTATCGGCTGCATCAGTCCAAAGACTGTGAAGAAATACACCAAACCGGGCAGCAGACTGTCTACATTGACATTATCAGAGTCAGGAGATACTTTGAACTCTGGAATCTAAGGTCTTAATTAAAATTGGATTCATGCCTCTGAATTACGCTATCAACTGCGAATCAATGTGCAGTAAATTTCATCTCTGAATCAGAATTCAAAGCCACCACTGGAGATGAGAGAGTATTGTCTAAACTAATAATCTAGTGCACTGGCCCTTAATGTATTTTTACCACTAGGCGATAGAAAAAAACTTCAGTTCAATCCCATTTACTTACTGTTAATGCACCTTGTGAATATTGCTTCAATGCAGCCTGGAATGCACCTTTAACCACCAAAGCATCAACCCAGTGTAATATAGCTCACCAAGGTTAGAAGAATTAATCTCAAATTGTGTTAATGGGCTTTTCTTACAGTTCAACTCAACAAACAAGGCTACTATAATGAACATTTTATCAATAGGTTGCCACGTTCTTTATGTATTCACATGAATATTAAAGTAATGATGACACTGCGCATAActtcctaaataaaaaccgaaagagcagcgatgctgtaaataaggggcaaaaacagaattgctggaaaagcccaggtttggcagcatctgtgaagaaaacattagagttaacgttttgggtccagtgttctgaggaatggtcactggacctgaaacgttaactaaggttttttttcacagatgctgccagacgtgctgagcttttccagcaacttctgattttgttgccCATGATTTCTTGATCGGAATTTTTAGTTGAGGCTCAATACTAAGAAACAGATTGGGAAATTTGGACCCCAACAAATAATGATGAAAAGAACAAGGATTTGGTCAGGATCACCTGAAAGGGACAAAAACGTTAATAACAGAGCTAACGTGACTTTATAAATAAAAAGTCAAAAACTGACCCTTCAAGCCCATAAAAAGCAGATGTAAAGTAAGACAACTTTATCAGCTCTCTACAGCTAAAGAAGGAAGACAAAAGATTCATTTTACTTCAGTATTGACAGACACATCAGAAAGATACTGAATCCTGGCCACTTCATTGGAGCAGACAGAGATAATTAATGCAAGTAAAGATCAACAAGAAAATGTGGGAAAGGAAAGCTAAGGCGAAAATGGTCGAAGGATATCATGCAATGGATGCAAATGGCCTGAGTGGAATGTATAAGGACAGAGCGGGAGATCCAAGCAGTGAACCGTCTAGGAAGATAATAGCATCAATGAATACACAAATTCTGACCAAAGACCAAGTCAGACAGAAGCATGCTCATCAGAGAGAGTGTGAACAGAAGTGAAACCCAGAAACATTCAGAGCACTCACTCACATTCAGATTAGAAAGAGAGAACTGGCATTACATATGGGGCTAATTATTTAATGTGCACTCATTTCAATGGATGAAGTTTGAGTCCCGGAAATCTAAAGACATGCAAAGCCAATAACAGCAAATAATATCACAGCACCTTTAACAAAGGTATTGAACAGAAGCAACAGGGCAAATAAACAGACCCCAAACCATTGAAGCAGATATTAGAAAGGGTGGCCGAAATCATTGTCAGACAGCTGGACTTGATGATGTGAGTTATTGTGGACAGGAACGTGGAAACGTGGGAGATTTTGAGGAGGAAATGCCACAACATGGAGCCTGACCATCGATAGAGGCAatgggagtgggaggaagggtggTGGGGACgattggggtggtgggggaggagtgTCAATTGCTAGGTCCTTGCaccagaggaatggaaaattaCCAATAAAAAGACAACTTTATACAGCGCCTTCAAAAGGTCAGaatgtttcaaagcattttcagagcccactcatccccgcctccccaatctgtccttcctcccacctatccccgcctcccacctcaatccctacccccaactcctacctactagcctcatcccacccccttgacctgtctgtcctccctggactaacctaccccctccctgactccccacctacactcatctttactggctccatccctgcctctttgacctgtctgtctcctctccacccatcttctcctttatccatcctctatctgccttcccctctgtccctatttatttcagaatccccttcccctcccccatttctgaagaaggtccagatccaaaacctcagctttcctgctcctctgatggtgcttgccctgctgtgttcatccagctccacaccttgttatctcagattctccagcatcggcagttcctacaatctcagagccaagaagtatttttgaagtgcagtcagtgTTGTGATGTCGGAAACATGACAGttcatttgtgcacagcaagctcccacaaacagcaatgaaataatgaTCAGAAAATCTGTTTCTTTCAAGTGATGTGGACTGAGGGACATTGGCAAGGACACCCAGGATAACTCCTTTTCTCTTCTTCAAATAGTGTCACAAGGTCTATGGCATTGATCTGAGCAGTATACAGTGGAGAGTCAGAGAAGaggcttgaacccaggtctcagaCCGAAACTTGAAGACACAACATCCTGACTCAGACATGAAAATATTGCCACTGAGGTATGGCTGATAGTGAAGGGCAGAGAGATCGTAAGGTTGAGGAAGTTAAAGAATCAGAAAAATCTATGATTTTATATCCACTAATTTCAATTGAATTGGTTAGGAATAAGAAAACCCAGCCTTTAATGTAAACATTTAACTACCTACATAAGAAGACAGAGAGGCAATTGTTGTTGCCCCAGGGATAATCTGAGAATATGCAACTGATATAACCAAGACACCACAGACACCCAAATCGTGAAGCTGAAAATAGTAAATTGTGGTTACAGAGGATTCAACTGCACTTCAAAATGTAGATGACTACTGCTGGTTATGTTTGGCCATGCAACCATAAGATATCACACTTCACGCATCAAGCAAACCTCAATTCTAATAGGGAGCTGTATTACCTCATATGTAATATTACGTTCATTCCAAATACAAACAACTGAATGATATCACATTATATTGAATCCAACTAACGCTTGCTGTTATGATTCTATAAGCTAACTGTTGTATTATGTACAGTAGAGATGCTGAAAATTATATTACTGatgataaagaaaaataaagcttTGGTAAAGTTCAAACTGGTTGTTCATTTCTTAACCTTTGCTAGCCAAGGTGTGGTTTCAACTCATTTTGCAttttagagctgtacagcacagaaacagaccattcggtccaactcattcatgccgatcagctatcctaaattaatctagtcccatttgccaacatttgccccatatccctctaaacacttcctattcataaacccatccagatgccatttaaatgttgtaatggtaccagcctccaacacttcctccggcagctcattccaccctctgcatgaaaaagttgccccttaagtcccttttaaatctttcccctctcaccttaagcctatgcccatTAGGtttggtctcccctaccctggggaacagaccttggctattcaccacatccatgcatctcatgattttataaacttctataaggtgatctctcagcctctgatgctccagggaaactagccccagccttctcagcctctccctctagctcaaactctccaaccctggcaacatccttataaatctgttctgagccctttcaaccttcacaatatccttcctatggccgggagaccagaactgttcacagtattccaaaagtgacctaatcttttaatttttaatttatatTGTAAAAGTTAGTTAAGGTACGATCCACAAACCACAGGatgagaagtaggccattcagctcattgaatctgctctgccaagGACGATctaataatccttaactccactttcctgacttttccacataactcttgattctcttCACTGATTGAAAGACAGTCTATCTCAGTCCCGAAAATATTCAACGGCCCTTCCTCAAttgccctctgcagtaaagaattccaaaaattcactcctctctgagagaagaaattactccttcACTCTGTCTCAAAAGGGAGCGCCCTTATTTTTCAATGATATGTTCTGTTTAATTTCAATTAATTCAAACCAAATAATAAAATCGCATGTTAAACCACCAACTTCTAAATTTGCCagtggggttgggggctggggagTTGTGGAAATGCAACCGGGGGTCCTTCAGATACACATTAATTGGACAAATTGGATTGGTGAAGGTCACTGGAAGTTGGTTCATAGAGTGTTTCAGGACAGCTTCCAAAAGGTACCACATTAAAGGTTACTGCACAAAACGAGAGCTCATGGTTTGGTGGTGAACGTATTAGCAAGGAGATAGGATTGGCTCACCGACACGAACCTGATAGTGGGGAGAAATGTTTGAATTAATGAGCTATAATGAGTGCaacagggctcagtgctgggggCTCAACAATTTACAACCTACAGCAACAACTTGGGTGATGGGGCTAAATATATCATTgctatatttgctgatgacacaaaataagGCAAGGATATggatagataaagtgaatgggtataaaatggctgatggagtataatgtgggattGTCAACTGTGGCATAATGAATAGAGaagcagcatattatttaaatggagacagaTTACAGAACTCTGCAATGCAAAGGAATCTGGGGATCCTGatacatgaacaaaaaaaatacattttaaaagtaatagTACATGTTCATTGGCTATGATAGTGCCCATTACTCAGCCTGCTtaccctttagaaggtggtgatgagctgccttgaaACTCTACAGTCCATATTGTGCAGGGATTCCTCAGCTGCTGTTAGGtggagaattccagagttttggcCCAGAAATGGTGAAGAAATTGTGATGTACTTTCCAAATCAGAATAGTGTATGACTTAGAAGGGAGCTCAGCAGTGGTGTTGATCCTCCATGCCTGCTGCCGTTGCAATGGAAGTTGCAAAATTGGGCATTACACTCAGAGaccttgatgagttgctgcagagcAGGTAGGGATAGTAAACACTGCAGAAACGGTGCAGAGTGGTAGACAGGATGAATATTCAAGGTAGCTTGATGGGGTGCCAATCTGTTTGCTCTGGATGTTGTTGAGCtacttgagtgttgatggagtgGCAATGAATGAGTTAAGTTGGGAGTATTTTATCACATCACCGACTGGTATTTATGTA
The sequence above is a segment of the Stegostoma tigrinum isolate sSteTig4 chromosome 28, sSteTig4.hap1, whole genome shotgun sequence genome. Coding sequences within it:
- the LOC125466681 gene encoding C-X-C chemokine receptor type 3-like, which encodes MDQSEWMYTEFTLDGFQDIFNSSPSWDYFPNTSDKDLTKAYVNCATFKAASFNRVFLPIFYLAIFFVGLLGNGIAVAVFLKNRKTLAMTDTYILYLAFADILLVASLPFWAVETVKGWVFGSMACKVIGAMFNINFNSGIYLLGCISFNRYLSIVHAVQMYKKRRSLSVHINCLVVWLLCVLLAIPDFIYLTESHPSGILKCHYDFDANTAKAWMVGLRFFYHITSFLAPLTIMSYCYIMIIKTLHGSHNIQKTKEHRAMKVIVMVVGAFFICWVPYNVVLFTDTLQRLGFIARSCVFESRLDIAISITSNLGYFHCCLNPFVYAFAGVKFRRNLLQIFSAIGCISPKTVKKYTKPGSRLSTLTLSESGDTLNSGI